A stretch of Bacillus pseudomycoides DNA encodes these proteins:
- the sdaAA gene encoding L-serine ammonia-lyase, iron-sulfur-dependent, subunit alpha produces MYMTIKEIVDAANKRQKPIYELAIEQEIEQTKTSYEEVWSKMEKNLATMENAINKSIEGDGVFSPTGLTGGDAVKIKKYRENGKTLSGDLMVLGIQSAIGVNEVNASLGAICATPTAGASGTIPGVLFSIKDTFQLGHEDMVHFLFTSSLFGMIVANNACISGAYGGCQAEVGSASAMAAAAAVEAAGGTPQQSSEAFSTALQNLLGLVCDPVAGLVEIPCVKRNAIGTANALAAADIALAGVNNIINADEVIEAMYRVGRQMPRELRETGLGGIAATPTGIAIKSKIFGEKQLNK; encoded by the coding sequence ATGTATATGACCATAAAAGAAATTGTGGATGCAGCTAATAAAAGGCAAAAGCCAATTTATGAATTAGCAATCGAACAGGAAATCGAACAAACTAAAACTTCTTATGAAGAAGTTTGGAGTAAAATGGAAAAAAATTTAGCGACTATGGAAAATGCCATAAATAAAAGTATCGAGGGCGACGGGGTATTTTCTCCGACTGGTTTAACCGGAGGCGATGCTGTTAAAATAAAAAAATATCGAGAAAACGGAAAAACTCTTTCTGGAGATTTGATGGTGTTAGGGATTCAAAGTGCTATCGGTGTTAATGAAGTAAATGCTTCATTAGGGGCTATTTGTGCGACTCCAACAGCAGGTGCGAGTGGGACAATCCCGGGAGTCCTATTTAGTATTAAAGATACGTTTCAGTTAGGTCATGAAGATATGGTCCATTTTCTATTCACTTCATCTTTATTTGGAATGATAGTCGCAAATAACGCTTGTATTTCCGGAGCGTACGGAGGATGCCAAGCTGAAGTAGGCAGTGCCTCAGCAATGGCGGCGGCTGCAGCGGTAGAAGCTGCTGGAGGAACGCCACAGCAATCTTCTGAAGCTTTCTCAACCGCATTACAAAATTTACTCGGTTTAGTTTGTGATCCGGTCGCTGGTTTGGTAGAAATTCCTTGTGTAAAGAGAAACGCCATTGGAACGGCAAATGCTTTAGCAGCAGCGGACATCGCATTAGCCGGCGTAAACAATATCATCAATGCTGACGAAGTTATTGAAGCGATGTATAGAGTTGGAAGACAGATGCCTCGCGAATTAAGAGAGACAGGTTTAGGCGGAATTGCGGCCACACCTACAGGGATTGCCATTAAAAGTAAAATTTTTGGAGAGAAACAATTAAATAAATAA
- a CDS encoding DUF6985 domain-containing protein: MYEKINHELFGELIYDGYWTGKQKITIFGHDKIVPLIIHGEVDDLCPTIQEESYSKFIADINRLTQEAEQAIFEYYQEECLEYRDILGDESADEIAPIITTTQQLGKLVDLIGLTILPDFEDGVRRVGLVFNCTWEEDGVGVRFENEEVDKVGYQNIVI; the protein is encoded by the coding sequence ATATATGAAAAAATAAACCATGAACTATTTGGTGAACTTATCTATGATGGATACTGGACTGGAAAACAAAAAATAACTATTTTTGGTCATGACAAAATAGTTCCTTTAATTATCCATGGAGAAGTAGATGATTTATGTCCTACAATTCAAGAAGAATCATATAGTAAATTCATCGCTGATATAAATAGGCTAACACAAGAAGCTGAACAAGCTATATTCGAATATTATCAAGAAGAATGTTTAGAGTATAGAGATATATTAGGTGATGAGTCTGCTGATGAAATAGCACCAATTATAACAACTACCCAACAATTAGGAAAATTGGTTGATCTTATTGGCCTTACTATTTTACCTGATTTCGAAGATGGAGTTAGAAGGGTAGGATTAGTATTCAATTGTACCTGGGAAGAGGACGGCGTTGGTGTAAGATTTGAAAATGAAGAAGTTGATAAAGTTGGTTATCAAAATATTGTTATTTAA
- the sdaAB gene encoding L-serine ammonia-lyase, iron-sulfur-dependent subunit beta — MNMNVASIKEKKVVKYKSCFDVIGPVMIGPSSSHTAGALAIGTVANKLFQGLPKKVVVRYYESFAETHKGHGTDFAIIAGILGFAADDSKVPDAIKIAESKGIDITFIEKAGDSPAGHPNTADVYLEDENRSIRTIGISVGGGLIEVKHVEIDGFSLDLQGPLPVIISISERADFEFVLRRIFKQYDVEINNFHSLEENGKYLYEFALDSLLPGDVQKELGSLSSIANIIIL, encoded by the coding sequence ATGAACATGAATGTAGCATCTATTAAAGAAAAAAAGGTTGTTAAATACAAAAGTTGTTTTGATGTGATTGGGCCGGTAATGATAGGTCCTTCAAGTTCACATACTGCAGGTGCTTTAGCTATTGGAACAGTTGCCAATAAATTATTTCAAGGTCTTCCAAAAAAAGTCGTGGTAAGGTATTATGAATCATTTGCTGAAACCCATAAAGGACACGGAACTGATTTTGCAATTATTGCTGGGATATTAGGATTTGCTGCCGATGACAGCAAAGTGCCCGATGCTATTAAAATAGCAGAATCTAAAGGCATTGACATTACCTTTATTGAAAAAGCAGGTGATAGTCCTGCTGGTCATCCAAATACGGCAGATGTATATTTAGAAGATGAAAATCGAAGTATTAGAACGATAGGTATTTCGGTCGGCGGCGGATTAATTGAAGTCAAACATGTTGAAATTGACGGATTTAGCTTAGATCTGCAGGGGCCATTGCCAGTTATTATTTCGATTTCCGAAAGAGCTGACTTTGAATTTGTCTTACGCAGGATCTTTAAACAATATGATGTGGAAATTAACAACTTTCATAGTTTAGAAGAAAACGGAAAATATTTATATGAATTCGCTTTAGATTCGCTATTGCCTGGTGATGTTCAGAAAGAATTGGGAAGTTTAAGCAGTATAGCTAATATCATTATTCTTTAG
- the ppsA gene encoding phosphoenolpyruvate synthase, whose translation MKPYVLEFREIDKTKQMVAGGKGMNLGECSRIEGILVPEGFCVTTEAYKRVIGKNEELHQLLDQLAVQKVDERERISEISRKIRELIEGIEIEKGIEEDIDRCLLTFGFEHAYAVRSSATAEDLPFASFAGQQDTYLNIKGKDAILQHISKCWASLFTDRAVIYRMQNGFDHRKVYLSVVIQRMIFPQASGILFTADPITSNRKLLSIDASFGLGEALVSGLVSADCYKVQGEKVIDKMIATKKLAIYARKEGGTEARQIDPNQQMTQTLTEQQILQLARIGRQIEAYFGCPQDIEWCLVDDTFYIVQSRPITTLYPIPEANDQENHVYVSVGHQQMMTDPMKPLGLSLFQLTSFGPRFKAGGRLFVDITHNLASPVSRKTIIDTLGQSDPLIKDALMTIIEREDFIKSSPDGKKELSPIKSDKGISSSDFQTQIENDPTIVSDLIKSSQTSIEELKQNIQSKSGSDLFDFILEDIQKLKKILFDPQSLGVIMAAMDASTWINEKMNKWLDEKNVADTLSQSVPNNITSEMGLALLDVADVIRPYPEVIDYLQQVKDDNFLDELVKFDGGEETQDAIYDYLSKYGMRCAGEIDITKTRWSEKPTTLVPMILNNLKNFEPNASNRKFEQGRQEALKKEQELLDRLKRLPDGEQKVKETKRMIDLIRNFIGYREYPKYGMVNRYFVYKQALMKEAEQLVQAKVIRKKEDIYYLTFEELREVVDTNKLNYQVISERKEEYKLYEKLTPPRVITSAGEIIVGEYKREHLPFNAIAGLPVSSGVIEGRARVILNMENANLEEGDILVTAFTDPSWTQLFVSIKGLVTEVGGLMTHGSVIAREYGLPAVVGVENATKLIKDGQRIRVNGAEGYIEIL comes from the coding sequence ATGAAACCATATGTACTAGAGTTTCGGGAGATTGATAAAACGAAACAAATGGTGGCCGGCGGCAAAGGGATGAATTTGGGCGAATGTTCGAGGATTGAAGGAATACTTGTACCAGAGGGATTTTGTGTTACCACTGAGGCATATAAAAGAGTCATTGGGAAAAATGAGGAGCTTCATCAATTACTGGATCAACTAGCAGTTCAAAAAGTGGACGAACGAGAAAGAATTAGTGAAATTAGCAGGAAGATTCGTGAGCTGATTGAGGGGATCGAGATCGAGAAGGGGATCGAAGAAGATATCGATCGATGTCTCTTAACTTTTGGCTTCGAGCATGCATATGCTGTTCGTTCAAGTGCTACAGCCGAGGATCTTCCATTTGCCTCCTTTGCTGGTCAACAGGATACCTATCTAAACATCAAAGGAAAAGATGCAATTTTACAACATATTAGTAAGTGCTGGGCTTCACTATTTACTGATCGTGCTGTGATTTATCGAATGCAAAACGGATTTGACCATCGCAAGGTTTATCTGTCTGTTGTTATTCAAAGGATGATTTTTCCACAAGCTTCCGGAATACTATTTACTGCTGATCCGATTACTTCCAATCGAAAGCTGCTATCCATCGATGCTAGCTTTGGACTAGGAGAAGCACTTGTCTCCGGCTTAGTATCTGCCGATTGCTATAAGGTGCAAGGAGAAAAGGTCATCGATAAAATGATTGCAACCAAAAAATTGGCTATCTATGCACGAAAAGAAGGCGGAACAGAAGCGCGGCAGATCGATCCTAATCAGCAAATGACTCAAACACTTACTGAACAACAAATATTACAACTAGCACGCATAGGAAGACAGATCGAAGCTTATTTTGGCTGCCCACAAGATATCGAATGGTGTTTGGTTGATGATACATTTTATATTGTCCAGAGTCGTCCAATCACTACTTTATACCCCATCCCTGAAGCGAATGATCAAGAAAATCACGTTTATGTATCTGTCGGTCACCAACAAATGATGACTGACCCCATGAAACCATTGGGATTATCTTTATTCCAGTTAACATCTTTTGGACCCAGGTTTAAAGCTGGTGGAAGGTTATTTGTTGATATCACGCATAATCTGGCTTCGCCTGTCAGTAGAAAAACGATAATAGATACCTTGGGACAATCCGATCCGCTCATAAAAGACGCACTCATGACTATAATAGAGCGAGAAGATTTTATAAAATCGTCACCAGATGGTAAAAAAGAACTGAGCCCCATTAAAAGCGATAAAGGTATATCGTCTTCGGATTTTCAAACACAAATCGAAAACGATCCGACAATCGTTTCTGATTTGATTAAGAGTAGTCAAACATCGATAGAAGAGTTAAAACAAAACATCCAATCGAAATCAGGATCAGATTTATTTGATTTTATTCTAGAAGATATCCAGAAATTAAAGAAGATTTTATTTGACCCACAAAGTTTGGGTGTGATTATGGCTGCTATGGATGCTTCAACATGGATCAATGAAAAAATGAACAAGTGGTTAGATGAAAAAAACGTAGCAGATACGCTTTCTCAATCTGTACCAAACAATATTACTTCGGAAATGGGTTTGGCGCTATTGGATGTCGCAGATGTAATTCGTCCTTATCCAGAAGTAATTGATTATTTACAACAAGTAAAAGATGATAACTTTTTGGATGAACTGGTTAAGTTTGATGGTGGAGAGGAAACCCAAGACGCTATCTATGATTATCTCAGCAAATACGGAATGCGATGTGCTGGAGAAATCGATATTACTAAAACTCGTTGGAGCGAAAAACCAACTACACTTGTCCCTATGATTCTCAATAACCTCAAAAACTTTGAGCCTAATGCTAGCAATCGGAAATTTGAGCAAGGGCGACAGGAAGCTTTGAAAAAAGAACAAGAGTTATTAGATCGATTGAAGCGATTACCGGATGGTGAACAAAAAGTCAAAGAAACAAAACGAATGATCGACTTAATCCGGAATTTCATCGGTTATCGGGAATATCCAAAATATGGAATGGTTAATCGATACTTCGTTTATAAGCAGGCTTTGATGAAAGAAGCCGAACAGCTTGTACAAGCCAAAGTTATTCGTAAAAAAGAAGACATATACTATCTTACTTTTGAGGAACTTCGCGAAGTTGTAGATACAAACAAACTGAATTACCAGGTCATCAGCGAACGAAAAGAAGAGTACAAACTATATGAAAAACTAACTCCGCCACGTGTTATCACGTCCGCTGGAGAAATCATTGTAGGTGAATACAAACGGGAACATCTCCCATTTAATGCTATTGCAGGTCTACCTGTTTCTTCCGGTGTTATCGAAGGAAGAGCACGTGTCATCTTAAATATGGAAAATGCGAATTTAGAAGAGGGAGATATATTGGTTACAGCCTTTACCGACCCTAGTTGGACACAGCTGTTTGTATCTATCAAAGGCTTGGTCACGGAAGTAGGTGGTTTGATGACCCATGGTTCTGTCATTGCCCGAGAATATGGTCTTCCAGCAGTTGTAGGTGTGGAGAATGCTACGAAGCTGATCAAGGATGGACAAAGAATCAGGGTGAATGGAGCAGAAGGGTATATAGAAATACTATAA
- a CDS encoding endonuclease/exonuclease/phosphatase family protein, with the protein MKKALKGLLWGTGSIFGAFAVFITYVVITDVKHKDVEKLKVANNNERVLKVGEEFKATTFNIGYGGLDKDQDFFLDGGTGSRSSSKEQTEKNISNMLSFLRKEDSDFILVQEMDEKSLRSFDVNQYKAFQDGLKDHASTFGYNFNAQWVPVPIKKPHGYTNSGLGSFSKYKVEEVTRYQLPGREMWLRQLFELDRAIVEHKVPVDNGKYLRMVNVHLSAYDKGGNIRKQQVEFLKEYMNKHYKNGDYIVLGGDWNQLLSDVQLKDPKFKEEWPEWLVQLPEDFTDGGFQWAVDDTVWTVRDNVKSYVEDENFVTIIDGFLVSPNVEIVSVQGHDLKFENSDHNPVSAVLKLK; encoded by the coding sequence TTGAAGAAGGCATTGAAAGGTTTATTATGGGGTACAGGCTCGATATTTGGTGCTTTCGCGGTATTTATTACGTATGTGGTAATTACGGATGTGAAGCATAAGGATGTTGAGAAGTTGAAGGTGGCAAATAATAACGAGCGCGTTCTTAAAGTTGGGGAAGAGTTTAAGGCGACAACGTTTAATATTGGCTACGGCGGTTTAGATAAGGACCAAGATTTTTTCTTAGACGGAGGGACGGGTTCGCGCTCTAGTAGTAAAGAGCAAACAGAAAAGAATATCAGCAATATGCTGTCTTTCTTACGAAAGGAAGATTCTGATTTTATTTTAGTGCAAGAGATGGATGAGAAATCACTTCGTTCATTTGATGTGAATCAGTATAAGGCGTTTCAAGATGGACTGAAAGATCATGCGTCTACGTTTGGTTATAACTTTAATGCGCAGTGGGTGCCAGTGCCAATTAAGAAACCGCACGGATATACGAACAGTGGACTTGGTTCGTTCTCAAAATATAAAGTAGAAGAAGTGACGAGATATCAGCTTCCTGGAAGAGAAATGTGGCTTCGTCAATTATTCGAATTAGATCGAGCGATTGTTGAGCATAAGGTTCCAGTTGATAACGGGAAATATTTACGAATGGTGAACGTTCATTTATCTGCATATGATAAGGGCGGAAACATTCGAAAGCAACAAGTTGAGTTTTTGAAAGAGTATATGAATAAGCATTACAAAAATGGCGATTATATCGTGCTTGGCGGAGACTGGAATCAGCTATTGTCTGATGTGCAGTTAAAAGATCCGAAGTTTAAAGAAGAATGGCCAGAGTGGTTAGTACAGCTGCCAGAAGATTTCACTGATGGTGGGTTCCAGTGGGCTGTTGATGATACTGTTTGGACAGTTCGTGATAATGTAAAGAGTTATGTCGAAGATGAGAACTTTGTTACGATTATCGATGGATTTTTAGTGTCTCCAAATGTGGAGATTGTGAGCGTACAAGGGCATGATTTGAAGTTTGAAAACAGTGATCATAACCCGGTTAGCGCAGTCTTGAAGTTAAAATAG
- a CDS encoding amino acid permease, with protein sequence MNGNTAKTIEFQAENTAVKNEKYPDPKKWHKQDTTWALSLFGTAIGAGVLFLPINAGSGGLLSLLLITILAYPVMYYSHRALAKMIYASNSADEGITGTIREYFGNKASIIFNIVYFVSIYTIVLMYSVALTNTASSFIVHQLHMQEPPRAILSLVLVLGLIAILNFGQDITVKIMSMLVYPFIASLLFIAISLIPKWNTSMLSFSSVSTASTGTGYFGTILMILPIIVFSFNHSPMISSFVMKQRATYGIEATDAKCAQIQKVCYIMTFVVVMFFVWSSTLSLTPNDLIMAKKENLSILSYLANELNSPIITIAAPIIAFMAITKSFLGHYIGAYEVMRDMIIKSSKTRGKDIGEKTVKTMILTFVVLTCWYVAYANPSILGIIDALSGPLVAAILCLLPMYAIRKVPVLAKYRGKMSNVFVIIIGILTVLASIKSLF encoded by the coding sequence ATGAATGGGAATACTGCAAAAACAATAGAATTTCAAGCTGAAAATACTGCAGTAAAAAATGAGAAATATCCAGACCCTAAAAAGTGGCATAAACAGGATACTACCTGGGCATTGAGCCTTTTTGGAACAGCAATTGGAGCAGGAGTACTCTTTTTACCTATTAATGCAGGTTCAGGTGGTTTATTATCATTACTGTTAATTACCATACTTGCATATCCTGTTATGTATTACTCACATAGGGCGCTTGCTAAAATGATATACGCTTCCAATTCTGCTGATGAGGGGATTACAGGTACGATAAGAGAGTATTTCGGAAATAAGGCAAGTATAATTTTTAACATAGTATATTTCGTCTCAATTTATACTATCGTGCTGATGTATTCGGTTGCACTTACAAATACTGCAAGTAGTTTTATCGTGCATCAATTGCACATGCAGGAGCCTCCAAGGGCCATTTTATCACTTGTATTAGTACTCGGTCTTATAGCTATACTAAATTTTGGTCAAGATATCACTGTAAAGATAATGAGCATGCTAGTATACCCTTTCATAGCTTCTCTACTTTTTATCGCAATATCTTTGATTCCAAAGTGGAATACGTCAATGCTTAGTTTTTCAAGTGTTTCTACTGCTTCAACAGGAACAGGATATTTTGGAACGATATTGATGATACTACCAATCATAGTATTCTCGTTTAATCATTCTCCTATGATTTCGTCATTTGTTATGAAACAGAGAGCTACCTATGGAATAGAAGCTACTGATGCCAAATGTGCTCAAATACAAAAAGTTTGTTATATCATGACATTCGTTGTTGTTATGTTCTTTGTTTGGAGCAGTACCTTGAGTTTGACTCCAAATGATCTTATAATGGCAAAAAAAGAGAACTTGTCAATCCTATCATATCTTGCTAATGAGCTTAATTCGCCTATAATCACTATTGCAGCTCCTATCATTGCTTTTATGGCCATAACAAAGTCCTTCCTTGGCCATTATATAGGAGCATATGAGGTAATGCGTGACATGATTATCAAGTCCAGTAAAACACGCGGAAAAGATATAGGAGAAAAAACAGTTAAGACAATGATCCTTACTTTTGTCGTATTAACATGCTGGTATGTCGCTTATGCAAATCCAAGTATTCTTGGAATCATTGATGCCCTTAGCGGTCCGTTAGTTGCTGCTATCTTATGTCTATTACCAATGTATGCGATCCGTAAAGTACCAGTACTAGCTAAATACAGAGGGAAAATGAGCAATGTATTTGTCATTATTATAGGTATACTTACTGTCCTAGCAAGTATTAAGTCATTATTCTAA
- a CDS encoding phospholipase C yields MKRKILAIASVIALTAPIQSVAFAHESAHQYDPPTVLKWSAESIHNEGVSSHLWIVNRAMDIMSQNTTVVKPNETALLNEWRTDLEKGIYSADYENPYYDNSTFASHFYDPDSESTYIPFAKQAKQTGAKYFKLAGEAYQNKDLKNAFFYLGLSLHYLGDVNQPMHAANFTNISHPFGFHSKYENFVDTVKDNYRVTDGNGYWNWQSVNPEDWVHASAAAAKSDFPSIVNSNTKSWFLKAAVSQDSADKWRAEVTPVTGKRLMEAQRITAGYIHLWFDTYVNNK; encoded by the coding sequence ATGAAAAGAAAAATTTTAGCTATAGCTTCTGTAATTGCTTTAACAGCTCCTATTCAAAGTGTGGCGTTTGCACATGAAAGTGCTCATCAGTATGACCCACCTACTGTTCTAAAATGGTCAGCGGAATCTATACATAATGAAGGAGTAAGTTCTCATTTATGGATTGTAAACAGAGCCATGGATATTATGTCCCAAAATACGACTGTAGTAAAGCCAAATGAGACGGCGCTATTAAATGAATGGCGTACGGATCTAGAGAAAGGTATTTACTCTGCGGATTATGAAAACCCATACTATGATAATTCCACATTCGCTTCACATTTCTATGATCCTGATTCAGAAAGTACATATATTCCATTTGCTAAACAAGCAAAGCAAACAGGAGCGAAATATTTTAAATTAGCTGGTGAAGCTTATCAAAATAAAGATCTGAAAAACGCATTCTTTTATTTAGGATTATCACTTCACTATTTAGGGGATGTCAACCAACCAATGCATGCAGCAAACTTTACTAATATTTCGCATCCATTTGGCTTCCACTCAAAATATGAAAACTTCGTTGATACAGTGAAAGACAATTATAGAGTAACAGATGGAAATGGTTATTGGAATTGGCAAAGTGTAAATCCAGAAGATTGGGTTCATGCTTCGGCAGCTGCAGCAAAATCTGATTTCCCATCAATTGTTAATAGTAATACAAAAAGTTGGTTCCTAAAAGCAGCTGTATCACAAGACTCTGCTGACAAATGGCGTGCTGAAGTAACGCCGGTAACGGGAAAACGTTTAATGGAAGCACAACGTATTACAGCTGGATATATTCATTTATGGTTTGATACGTACGTGAATAACAAATAA
- the colA gene encoding collagenase ColA: MNKKSKFTQMMLGISTVALSFGSIQTQVSAEENTPYNVLQKKPIGIETSTDEIAHSTKADETLSYEERLKVSDFSQRPTPVVKRAAAKQSQQKYSVAELNRMSNDQLIDTLENVGWDQIADLSQFNQETKAFYQNKGRIQVIIDELGRRGSTFTKDDTKGIETFVEVLYCGFYLGFNNKELNYLNERSFHDKCLPALKAIAKNPNFKLGTNKQDKVVSAYGKLIRNASCDAETVQYAGNILKQYNDNISTYVSDKNKGDALYNLIQGIDDDIQSYLNGTRKKADETIWYGKIDGFINEVSRMALLNQVTTENSWLINNGIYYAGRLGNFHSNPNKPLEVLTQAMHMYPRLSEAYFNAVEQISTNYGGKDYNGNTVDLQKIREEGQKQYLPKTYTFDDGSIVFKTGDKVTEEKVKRLYWAAKEVKAQYHRVIGNDAALEAGKADDVLTIVIYNDPYEYKRNSQLYGYDTNNGGIYIEGKGTFFTYERTPQQSSYTLEELFRHEFTHYLQARYEVPGSWGQGELYQNERMTWFDEGNAEFFAGSTRTNNVVPRKSVIKGLSSNPAERYTAERTLFSKYGSWDFYNYSFALQSYLYTHQFETFDKIQDLIRANDVKGYDAYREALSKDPNLNKEYQDYMKQLIDNQDTYNTPQVSDDYLAEHAPKPLADVKKEIVDVAKIKDATITKHNSQFFNTFTLEGTYTGGVTKGESEDWKAMSKQINQSLEQLAQKEWSGYKTVTAYFVNYRVNANNQFEYDVVFHGVATGEEEKQTIKVNMNGPYNEMLNEKVEFHSDGTESTGGKIVSYLWDFGDGTTSTEANPTHVYGKEGTYTAKLIVKDNKGKVGRGQTTVTVKKDEPAGHNYQEAKVLSFNKLSKGNMDRPNMAYMYTFNVTSPKEVDISFIDEQGIGIKWDVYHESDLGNPVITGQADGNNMKGKFEAKPGKYYVVAFFEEENRKGTYSLLVK; encoded by the coding sequence ATGAACAAGAAATCAAAATTTACCCAAATGATGCTCGGTATTAGTACAGTGGCCTTATCATTTGGAAGTATTCAAACACAAGTATCAGCGGAAGAAAACACACCTTATAATGTGTTACAAAAGAAACCAATTGGGATAGAAACTTCAACAGATGAAATTGCACATTCTACAAAAGCAGACGAAACATTGTCTTATGAAGAACGTTTAAAAGTGAGCGATTTTTCGCAACGTCCGACTCCGGTCGTGAAACGAGCAGCGGCAAAACAATCTCAGCAAAAGTATTCTGTGGCAGAGCTGAATAGAATGAGTAATGACCAATTAATTGATACATTGGAAAATGTTGGTTGGGATCAAATCGCAGATTTATCTCAATTTAATCAAGAAACAAAAGCGTTTTATCAAAATAAAGGGCGAATACAGGTTATTATTGATGAATTAGGTCGCCGTGGAAGCACATTTACAAAAGATGATACAAAAGGAATTGAGACGTTTGTTGAAGTATTATATTGCGGTTTTTATTTAGGCTTTAATAATAAAGAATTAAACTATTTAAATGAGCGAAGCTTCCATGATAAATGTTTACCGGCATTAAAAGCAATTGCAAAAAATCCGAATTTTAAACTTGGTACAAATAAACAGGATAAAGTGGTATCTGCATACGGTAAATTAATTAGAAATGCTTCTTGTGATGCTGAAACGGTTCAATATGCAGGTAATATTTTAAAGCAATATAACGATAATATTTCTACATATGTAAGTGATAAGAATAAAGGGGACGCCTTGTATAATCTTATCCAAGGGATTGATGATGATATACAGTCTTACTTGAATGGTACAAGGAAAAAAGCGGACGAAACAATATGGTATGGGAAAATTGATGGTTTCATAAATGAAGTCAGTCGAATGGCTCTTCTGAATCAAGTGACAACAGAAAATAGTTGGTTAATTAATAATGGTATTTATTATGCTGGTCGTTTAGGGAACTTCCATAGTAATCCAAATAAACCTTTAGAAGTACTTACACAAGCAATGCATATGTACCCTCGTCTAAGTGAAGCTTATTTTAATGCAGTAGAGCAAATTTCAACAAACTATGGTGGAAAAGATTATAACGGAAATACAGTAGATTTACAGAAAATACGTGAAGAAGGCCAGAAGCAGTACTTACCAAAAACGTATACATTCGATGACGGTTCTATCGTATTTAAAACAGGAGATAAAGTAACGGAAGAAAAGGTTAAGAGACTATATTGGGCTGCTAAAGAAGTAAAGGCACAATATCATCGTGTAATTGGAAATGATGCAGCATTAGAAGCAGGGAAAGCTGATGATGTACTGACAATCGTAATTTATAATGATCCATATGAATATAAACGAAATAGCCAACTATATGGATATGATACGAATAATGGTGGCATTTACATTGAAGGAAAAGGAACGTTCTTTACATATGAACGTACACCGCAGCAAAGTAGTTATACTTTAGAAGAATTGTTCCGTCATGAATTTACACACTATTTACAGGCAAGATACGAAGTTCCAGGATCATGGGGACAAGGAGAATTATATCAAAATGAACGTATGACTTGGTTTGATGAAGGAAATGCAGAATTTTTTGCGGGATCTACTCGTACGAATAACGTTGTTCCGCGCAAAAGTGTAATTAAAGGATTATCATCTAATCCTGCAGAACGTTATACAGCAGAACGAACATTATTTTCGAAATATGGATCATGGGACTTTTATAACTATTCTTTTGCACTGCAGTCTTACTTATATACTCATCAATTTGAAACTTTCGATAAGATTCAAGATTTAATTCGTGCAAATGATGTGAAGGGTTACGATGCATATCGTGAAGCTTTAAGTAAGGATCCAAATTTAAATAAAGAATACCAAGACTATATGAAGCAGTTAATTGATAATCAAGATACATATAATACTCCACAAGTATCGGATGATTATTTAGCTGAACATGCACCAAAGCCACTAGCTGATGTAAAGAAAGAAATTGTAGATGTAGCAAAGATAAAAGATGCAACAATTACAAAGCATAATTCTCAATTCTTTAATACGTTTACATTAGAAGGAACATATACAGGTGGCGTAACAAAAGGAGAATCTGAGGATTGGAAAGCGATGAGCAAGCAAATCAATCAATCTTTAGAACAATTAGCGCAAAAAGAATGGAGCGGCTACAAAACAGTTACAGCGTATTTTGTCAATTATCGTGTGAATGCGAACAATCAATTTGAATACGATGTTGTATTCCATGGTGTTGCAACGGGAGAAGAAGAAAAACAGACGATTAAAGTAAATATGAATGGACCATACAATGAGATGTTAAATGAAAAAGTTGAGTTTCATAGTGATGGTACAGAAAGCACAGGTGGAAAAATTGTTTCGTATCTTTGGGATTTTGGCGATGGTACAACAAGTACAGAAGCAAATCCTACCCATGTATATGGAAAAGAGGGGACATATACTGCAAAGCTAATAGTGAAAGATAATAAAGGAAAAGTAGGCCGAGGACAAACAACGGTTACCGTAAAAAAAGATGAGCCAGCAGGTCATAACTATCAAGAGGCAAAGGTACTTAGTTTTAATAAGCTTTCAAAAGGAAATATGGATAGACCTAATATGGCGTATATGTACACATTCAATGTTACATCTCCAAAAGAAGTAGATATTTCCTTTATAGATGAACAGGGAATTGGAATAAAGTGGGATGTATATCACGAATCAGATTTAGGAAATCCTGTCATTACGGGCCAAGCGGATGGAAATAATATGAAAGGGAAATTTGAAGCGAAACCTGGGAAGTATTATGTAGTTGCATTTTTTGAAGAGGAAAACAGAAAGGGAACATATTCATTATTAGTAAAATAA